A window of Fusarium oxysporum Fo47 chromosome II, complete sequence genomic DNA:
GCAGAGGTTCTTGCCAGATCGGAGATCGTGGGGTCGTGAGTTTGATATCTTGGCGAATGATTTTTCAGCCCTGTCTACAGATAAAGTAGCTGAATTGGCTTGGTAGGCATGTGATATGAATGCATTTTAGTCTCTCTGAGCTGAACCTTGTTACCCCGACAAGATAAGACCAAGTAAGATTTTCGTGTTTAGTTACACTTTAGTATATTACTAGCAGATAATGTTAATGAATCTTACTGGCCAGATTGTAATGGACGGAAGGCACGGCTTAAAGTGGCTTGATGATAAAGCCAAGCTGGAACCTTTATCTATTTGCCTTAAAATTCATCGATAAGAGAGATAAGCTTTGAGGCGTGATTTTTGGATATTAACTCCTAGACTCACCTCCATTTATTTCCCGCTGAAACACCACCATTTATTCTGCACATCTGGATTTGTGGTGTGCTTCCATTGATTGACTTTGTCCTGCCCTTTCGGTCTCTCAACCCAAGATGCAGTCAGACGGCTCGGACACCAAGCATGGCTTCGCGGCCACTTCCGACTCAGAACCTGGGCAAGTTGGCCCGGTGAGGCGACGATTCGGATTCAACTTCAGCCTCGAAGTTCGCCAGGAAGAGAGCTCTTTTGCAACGACAAAAAATGCCTCCAATGCGGATTTTGACCCGATCCCCCCTTCGAAGCGAACCTGGAATTGGGGCGCCTATGTGGCGTATTGGATGGCAGATGCGTGGGCTGTGTCGAACTGGGAAGTTGGTAAGCTTGCTGCGTCATTTGGAGTTACAGGAAGAGCGCAAATCGCTGATGTTTCATGGTGTAGCGTCATCGATGATTGCTGTTGGACTAAGTTGGCGAATGGCAATTGGAGCCTGTGTTCTTGGTAACTTTCTCATGGGTCTCGTCATTACGACCAATGGAAGAATAGGAGCTATTGTAAGTTTCTCGCTTCGTGATCGTTGCTGTTCATCGACTGACTTGTTCACAGCTGCACACCCCATTCCCGGTTCTCGCTCGCATGCCCTTTGGCTACTACTTCAGCTACTTTGTTGTGCTGTCCCGCTGTGTCCTTGCCATTGTCTGGCTCGGGTAAGTGCACTTTTGTCCTCTTGATGCTGTAAGGTTAGTGACTAAAAAATGGTTTGTAGTGTGCAAACCACGACTGGAGGTCAATGCATGACCGTTCTGCTGACTGCCATCTGGCCGAGCTTTGCCAACATCCCGAATCACATTCCAGAATCTCAGGGCATCACCACTGCAGGGATGTGTGGATTTGTGCTTTACTTCCTCCTTCAGCTTCCCTTCTTGTGCATCCCGTACACCAAAGTACTACTCTATAAGCCCTTCGTGAGCTAGACATTAGGCTGACAATTATAGATTCAATACTTCTTCGCCTTCAAGAGTATCATCGCTCCGATCATCTTCCTGGCTGTCTTTGGTGATACATTGCATAAGGCCGGTGGAACGATTAGCCACAGCACTGTGATTACAAAGGGAACTACCATTCATGGTGCCACGTTGGCATgggccttcttcaacagtgAGCGAGACCGTTCCGATGCTATCTTGTGTCCCCTAAAAACTGAACAATTTAGATCTCAACGGAGTCTTGGGTAACTACTCCACGCTCGGCCTCAATATCGCCGACTTTTCGAGATATGCCAACAAGCCCAGCGCTCAAAACGTGCAAGCCATCGTTATCCCCTTCATCTTCAGTACGCTTCTCCTTTTCTCGCAGTCTATTCTTCATTGCTAATCAGTTTCATCAGCCATTGTCGGCCTCCTTGGCATTTTCACCGCAGCCGCTTCCCAATCAGCGTACGGTGAGGTTCTCTGGAACCCTATTGATATTATCAGCTTGTGGATGAAATCTGGTTCCCACGGCGGTCGAGCTGCAGCTGCCTTCGGCGCTATCGGCCTGCTGATTGTTACGCTTGGTATTAACATTTCCGCCAATTCTATCAGTGCCGCGAATGATTTGATGGCCTTTGCTCCCCGGTATATTAATATCCGACGTGGCCAGATTCTCGCTGCCATAATTGGTAGCTGGGCTTTTGTTCCGGTAAGTCACTATACTCGTTTCTTTGCTGCTACAACATGCTATTCTCCAAAGTAACGGCCTTGGGCGTACTCAATGACTGACCTCATCCTACAGTGGAAAATCTTGGCCTCGGCTCAAAAGTTTATCGCCTTCCTCAACGGCTATACCATCTTCCTGGGTCCTATGACCTCTATCCTCATGACAGAGTACGTGCACCCTACCTTTTGCTCACTATAATACTgtataagtatattaactCCAGTCTTTATCTAGCTACTATATCCTCCGCCGCGGCAAAGTCTCCGTTCCGGACATGTACAACTTCCACGGCATCTACCGCTACTCTCAGAAATGGGGAACCAACTGGCGTGCTGTGGTTGCCTTCTTCATTGGCTGCatccctcctcttcctggCTTCATCGATAACATTGTGGAAGCGGGTGGTAGCAAGACCAGCGTCTCGGCAGGAGGTCAACACCTGTATGTCCTACTTTCCATCctattcttttcttctatCATGATACTGCATGCTGACTGAAATCTGTTTATAGCTTCTATATTGGTTATATCTACTCCTTCTTGTCCGGTGGCGTCTTCTACTATATTCTTAACCACTTTTTCCCGGCCCCTGAAAGTATGGTGGAATTTGCTATTACTGGAGAGGATGTTATTAGTGCTCAAGATGCCAAGAACTTAGAGATTAAGCAAGGAGGAGTTATCACTAATAAGCCTAAGTTATCTGTTTAgataaaatattaaagtatagtaattaatatagaTAAGgtataagttataaaacGTCTCAATGAAAAAAGAACTAAATTAGGATTAAAATAAACAGGGAATAATTTAAGCTAGTTATATTTTTTATCTTTAATGTAGGTTGCAGGTAGAACATTAAGGCCATCTAAGGAGTAAGTAAGGCTCTCTAGctagcttatatatagctaattataataatattaacttaataaagaTTTATTTACTA
This region includes:
- a CDS encoding permease for cytosine/purines, uracil, thiamine, allantoin-domain-containing protein, whose protein sequence is MQSDGSDTKHGFAATSDSEPGQVGPVRRRFGFNFSLEVRQEESSFATTKNASNADFDPIPPSKRTWNWGAYVAYWMADAWAVSNWEVASSMIAVGLSWRMAIGACVLGNFLMGLVITTNGRIGAILHTPFPVLARMPFGYYFSYFVVLSRCVLAIVWLGVQTTTGGQCMTVLLTAIWPSFANIPNHIPESQGITTAGMCGFVLYFLLQLPFLCIPYTKVLLYKPFIQYFFAFKSIIAPIIFLAVFGDTLHKAGGTISHSTVITKGTTIHGATLAWAFFNNLNGVLGNYSTLGLNIADFSRYANKPSAQNVQAIVIPFIFISSAIVGLLGIFTAAASQSAYGEVLWNPIDIISLWMKSGSHGGRAAAAFGAIGLLIVTLGINISANSISAANDLMAFAPRYINIRRGQILAAIIGSWAFVPWKILASAQKFIAFLNGYTIFLGPMTSILMTDYYILRRGKVSVPDMYNFHGIYRYSQKWGTNWRAVVAFFIGCIPPLPGFIDNIVEAGGSKTSVSAGGQHLFYIGYIYSFLSGGVFYYILNHFFPAPESMVEFAITGEDVISAQDAKNLEIKQGGVITNKPKLSVAGRTLRPSKE